A single Nitrospira sp. DNA region contains:
- a CDS encoding PAS domain S-box protein codes for MYSLARFSLLEVTECSAVLRQLGEESTSLQQAAARAVNYLFTHLGNEETGARECVLVRCFKTISYNRLDPAAQQLAREKLGGIAPSPDMKCFTLVASAGEEEEWNHVERSHRYRVIPMVSADFVKQFPMFSQLLHQFGVSTAFDVTPEGKWLVDLEEKTYNVFYVPDAVGSPYVPVQDGFVGKYGVKSVLCFGGMLPSRDLFAVILFSKIPVPREAAGLCKSLALSLKTSLLAFDEASSPETLAEGSVIAPDMTPSEQAAGLRHQSRLAVAEQLLRVYEDAVRTQSAGIAEADRALRERAEALERSEQALNEQTRIVNSVLRSMGDGVVVTDADGQLLVANPAVESILGFAPDQLPPTEWAERYEFLHGDTTTPFLRGEWPLARALRGEKVDWLEAYLRASQGAPGRWVSINARPIRDDAGVLRGTVLVFHDITWLKRAQDALFESEYRFRSLVEGARDIIFTLSADATMTSLNPAFETVTNWSRSQWIGEPLVSLLHPDDAGFCQDVLQAILERGTPLTCSMQIHTKQGGYVTGEFVGTPQIRQGRVVGVLGIIRDVTERRRIEDALRVSEERLRSIVQSTTDAIVLVNALMKVAFWNKGAEATFGYSAEEIIGHPVTVIIPERYHEELERNVQRVRVLERMQSTSKTLELVGCRKSGEEFPLELSVTSWKGKSDLFFTMIMRDIGERKSAEEQLDRLHYHNQVVLNSAGEGIYGVDRGGCFTFVNPAAAKMFGAGAESLIGGSMHRFVFSPDLSERPFGELRCPIVDTMASGEIREQVDGMFWRTDGTSFPVEYVSTPIRERGEIAGAVVVFKDTTDRKRAEAQLEDSLRRLRKLSGRMEGIREEERGRIARELHDELGVGLTCLKIDLSRLGGLLGERLIPGDRAKVDEKIRGMKEQVDSTITSVQRIVAELRPGVLDDLGLVAAIEWQCRDFQRRTGIVCHCTVSHEDLRVDPEQATAVFRICQEALTNVTRHAQATEVQVCLEDQNMGLVLRVRDNGRGIPADRLTDARSFGLLGMRERAGLLGGDVQIETQEGNGTTIALQLPR; via the coding sequence GTGTATAGTCTGGCTCGCTTCTCATTGTTAGAAGTGACGGAATGCTCGGCTGTCTTACGACAGTTGGGCGAAGAGTCGACCTCGCTGCAGCAGGCGGCGGCGAGGGCGGTCAACTACCTTTTCACCCATCTGGGCAATGAGGAAACGGGGGCGCGTGAATGCGTCTTGGTCCGTTGCTTCAAAACGATCTCCTACAACCGGCTCGATCCGGCGGCTCAGCAGCTGGCTCGTGAAAAGCTTGGCGGCATTGCTCCATCGCCTGACATGAAATGTTTTACGCTGGTGGCCTCGGCCGGAGAAGAAGAGGAGTGGAACCACGTAGAACGCTCGCACCGGTATCGGGTGATCCCGATGGTCAGCGCCGATTTCGTCAAACAGTTCCCGATGTTTTCCCAGCTGCTGCATCAGTTCGGGGTCTCCACGGCGTTCGATGTCACGCCCGAAGGCAAGTGGCTCGTGGATCTTGAAGAAAAGACGTACAACGTGTTCTACGTGCCCGACGCGGTCGGCAGTCCGTATGTGCCGGTGCAGGATGGCTTCGTCGGAAAATACGGCGTCAAGTCCGTGCTCTGTTTCGGAGGCATGTTGCCCTCCCGTGATTTATTCGCCGTCATTCTGTTCTCGAAAATTCCGGTCCCCCGCGAGGCGGCGGGTCTCTGCAAGTCTCTCGCGCTCAGTCTCAAAACATCCTTGCTGGCCTTTGACGAGGCCTCTTCCCCGGAGACGCTCGCGGAGGGTTCCGTGATCGCCCCCGACATGACTCCCTCTGAGCAGGCCGCCGGATTGCGGCACCAGTCCCGGTTGGCCGTGGCGGAACAGTTGCTGCGCGTCTACGAAGATGCTGTCCGGACTCAGTCGGCTGGCATCGCGGAGGCCGACCGGGCCTTGAGAGAGCGGGCCGAAGCGCTGGAACGATCGGAACAGGCGCTGAATGAACAGACCAGAATCGTGAATTCGGTTCTGCGAAGCATGGGTGACGGCGTGGTGGTGACCGATGCCGACGGACAATTGCTGGTTGCCAATCCGGCCGTGGAGAGCATTCTCGGGTTTGCTCCCGATCAGCTTCCTCCAACCGAGTGGGCGGAGCGCTATGAGTTTTTGCATGGAGATACGACGACCCCGTTTTTGCGGGGAGAGTGGCCGCTGGCACGTGCGTTGCGAGGAGAAAAAGTCGATTGGCTGGAGGCCTATCTGCGAGCGTCCCAGGGCGCGCCCGGCCGCTGGGTCAGTATCAATGCCAGGCCGATCAGGGACGATGCGGGCGTGCTGCGCGGAACCGTGTTGGTCTTCCATGACATTACGTGGCTGAAGCGGGCACAGGACGCGCTGTTCGAATCGGAGTATCGCTTCCGGAGTCTCGTGGAAGGCGCGCGGGACATCATTTTCACACTGTCCGCCGATGCGACGATGACTTCCCTGAATCCCGCGTTTGAGACCGTCACCAATTGGTCCCGCTCGCAGTGGATCGGCGAACCGCTCGTCTCCCTGCTCCATCCCGATGACGCGGGGTTTTGCCAGGATGTCCTGCAGGCCATTTTGGAGCGCGGCACGCCGTTGACCTGCTCAATGCAAATTCACACGAAGCAGGGCGGGTATGTCACCGGAGAATTTGTGGGTACGCCGCAAATCCGTCAAGGGCGGGTCGTCGGCGTGTTGGGGATCATTCGCGATGTCACCGAACGGCGTCGCATCGAGGATGCGCTTCGGGTCAGCGAGGAACGGTTGCGTTCCATCGTGCAGTCGACCACGGACGCCATCGTTCTGGTGAATGCCTTGATGAAGGTGGCGTTCTGGAATAAAGGCGCCGAGGCGACCTTCGGGTATTCGGCTGAAGAAATCATCGGCCATCCCGTGACGGTGATCATCCCGGAGCGGTATCACGAGGAACTCGAGCGCAACGTGCAACGGGTCCGCGTTCTGGAGCGGATGCAGTCCACCAGCAAGACACTCGAACTCGTCGGGTGCCGGAAGAGCGGAGAGGAATTCCCGTTGGAGTTGAGTGTGACCTCGTGGAAGGGAAAATCGGACCTCTTTTTCACGATGATCATGCGGGACATTGGCGAGCGGAAATCGGCGGAAGAACAGTTGGACCGGTTGCATTACCATAACCAAGTGGTCTTGAACTCTGCCGGAGAGGGGATCTACGGCGTCGACCGAGGCGGTTGTTTCACCTTTGTGAACCCGGCGGCGGCGAAGATGTTCGGCGCGGGGGCGGAAAGTCTGATCGGTGGTTCCATGCATCGATTCGTCTTTTCTCCGGACCTCAGTGAGCGGCCGTTCGGTGAGCTGCGGTGTCCGATTGTGGACACGATGGCGTCCGGTGAGATCCGGGAGCAGGTGGACGGCATGTTCTGGCGAACAGACGGCACGAGTTTCCCTGTGGAATATGTTAGTACACCCATTCGAGAGCGGGGTGAGATCGCCGGCGCGGTGGTGGTCTTCAAGGACACCACGGATCGGAAGCGGGCGGAAGCGCAGTTGGAGGATTCTCTTCGCCGGTTGCGAAAGCTCTCGGGACGGATGGAAGGAATTCGCGAGGAAGAACGCGGGCGGATCGCACGTGAGTTGCACGATGAACTGGGTGTCGGTTTGACTTGTCTCAAAATTGATTTGTCCCGCCTCGGCGGTCTGTTAGGGGAGCGGCTCATTCCTGGCGATCGAGCGAAAGTCGACGAGAAAATTCGTGGTATGAAGGAACAGGTGGACAGCACGATCACCTCGGTTCAACGAATCGTCGCGGAATTGCGCCCGGGGGTGTTGGACGACTTGGGATTGGTCGCGGCGATCGAGTGGCAATGCCGAGATTTTCAGCGCCGCACGGGAATCGTGTGTCATTGCACAGTCAGCCACGAAGATCTGCGGGTTGATCCTGAACAGGCCACGGCCGTCTTTCGCATTTGTCAGGAGGCATTGACCAATGTCACCCGCCATGCGCAGGCGACGGAGGTGCAGGTCTGTCTGGAGGACCAGAACATGGGGTTAGTCTTGCGTGTGCGTGACAACGGGCGAGGGATCCCCGCGGATCGTTTGACGGACGCGAGATCGTTTGGATTGCTCGGCATGCGGGAGCGCGCCGGACTTCTTGGCGGAGACGTACAGATCGAAACACAGGAAGGCAACGGGACGACGATTGCCCTGCAATTGCCTCGATAA
- a CDS encoding NUDIX domain-containing protein: MPEVGWVRSAGGVVLRQQDVLLIRVSDIKGRPVWSFPKGRLDAGETPAQAAVREVMEETGWCCRIDADLSTTEYWFQREGRRFRKTVVWFKMTPLERAGVPDGEVEEVEWVEREDALRRLTYPSDAALLSQAFAREASGGSDQ, from the coding sequence ATGCCTGAGGTGGGGTGGGTTCGTTCGGCAGGGGGAGTGGTGTTGCGGCAGCAGGATGTGTTGTTGATTCGGGTATCCGATATCAAGGGTCGGCCTGTCTGGTCGTTTCCCAAGGGACGGCTGGATGCCGGAGAAACACCTGCGCAGGCGGCGGTGCGCGAGGTCATGGAGGAAACCGGATGGTGTTGCCGGATCGACGCCGATCTCTCCACGACAGAATATTGGTTTCAGCGGGAGGGGCGGCGATTCCGCAAAACCGTTGTCTGGTTCAAGATGACGCCGCTGGAGCGCGCCGGTGTACCGGACGGGGAGGTGGAGGAAGTGGAGTGGGTTGAACGTGAGGATGCGCTGAGGCGATTGACCTATCCCTCCGATGCCGCTCTGCTATCGCAAGCGTTTGCGCGAGAGGCCTCGGGCGGTAGCGATCAATGA
- a CDS encoding SDR family oxidoreductase, with protein sequence MEHGRDAGGHSVRGAVVITGASSGIGAACARQLDRLGFTVWAGVRSTTDGDALVQAASPRLRPLLLDVTNPGSIAEARRIVADATLKSGLAALVNNAGISVAGPLELLPLAEVRTQFEVNVIGALAVTQALLPSLRLARGRIVNISSIAGLAATPFLGAYCGSKFALEAMSDALRLELAPWGIEVSLVEPGAIQSQIWQRATMSATRTLGGVAPESLALYAQPLSRLQEVMAGAAARAIPADAVAAVVARALTASRPRTRYLVGKDARFRALLKRILPDRVQDRLLAAFMGIPHRA encoded by the coding sequence ATGGAACATGGAAGAGATGCAGGAGGGCACTCCGTGCGGGGAGCAGTGGTCATCACCGGCGCATCATCAGGAATTGGAGCGGCTTGTGCGCGACAGCTCGATCGCTTGGGCTTCACGGTTTGGGCAGGCGTGCGAAGTACAACGGATGGGGATGCCTTAGTTCAGGCCGCCTCGCCGCGCCTTCGCCCCCTGTTGCTGGACGTGACAAATCCCGGCTCCATTGCCGAAGCGAGACGAATCGTTGCAGACGCCACTCTCAAATCGGGTCTGGCGGCGCTCGTCAATAATGCGGGCATCTCCGTCGCCGGGCCGCTGGAACTGTTGCCGCTTGCCGAGGTGCGCACACAATTCGAGGTCAACGTCATCGGCGCGTTGGCCGTCACCCAGGCGCTGCTGCCCTCATTGCGCTTGGCGCGGGGCCGTATCGTGAACATCAGTTCGATTGCCGGGTTGGCCGCCACACCCTTTCTTGGCGCCTATTGCGGATCGAAATTTGCGCTGGAAGCGATGAGTGATGCGCTGCGATTGGAATTGGCGCCCTGGGGCATCGAGGTCTCTCTGGTGGAACCTGGGGCGATCCAGTCCCAAATCTGGCAGCGAGCGACAATGTCCGCGACGCGCACCCTCGGTGGAGTCGCGCCGGAGTCACTCGCGCTGTATGCGCAACCTTTGAGCCGGTTGCAGGAGGTCATGGCCGGGGCTGCCGCACGTGCGATTCCTGCGGATGCGGTGGCAGCAGTGGTCGCTCGCGCCTTAACGGCTTCGCGTCCTCGGACGCGATACCTCGTCGGCAAAGATGCACGGTTCAGAGCTTTACTGAAGCGGATCTTGCCTGATCGTGTGCAAGACCGGCTCCTGGCCGCGTTCATGGGGATTCCGCATCGTGCATGA
- a CDS encoding CHAT domain-containing protein — translation MPRKRNMIIGYGMKRSDRPADLAGRGARSLPLTALSLGLLMVSGVAWPANGMALELLGGSGASSTPAQEMRQGTTQFQQGAFAQAAAHWMNAARGYEENGQAKEQSQALINVAHALQQEGQIRRAQGTLQAALKLSEQTGERSLTATILAQLGNTFHMLGKDEPATEHLTKALTLAREEKKPVLIAGVLNDLGNALTARRQYAEAIDVYAESRTLAAETKQQALAATAQINGAMALLQNQQLNEAHRHLDQASSEVRSLGDGHAKTAGLLNIGLGYQELFAATTGKSGTAKKSDGGKGRATEAVASVGAGAGLLRQSADAFTEAGEVAGRTGDARGQSYAWGYLGGLREQEHRNPEALEYSRKATFAAQKVNAPESLYRWQWQTARLLRAEGKEDEALGAYQRAVTLLKPIHYEYSVGYQGRHHSYYESVAPLFAEYEDVLLRRAAAAKTPEQNDQLLVKVKETIEVSRAAELQDYFQDDCVATVASQRGAGALTPGTAVVYPISFPDRLELLLETANGLKQVRVPVTGDKLTKEIRSFRRQIQDAQSQNYLSSAQTLHGWLVSPIQQDLQGAGVHTLVMVADGSLRTIPMGALHDGRHFLVDSLAVAVTPSLALTDMSPAQRRKGSLLSVGLTESVDGQAAPRYAETEVQAIRTMYGGKLLMNKQFSSPALEEEIKDQGLGIIHVASHTVVGTEARDSFVLAHDGKITMDRLSQLVGLQQYRQQPLDLLTLSSCEIAAEDDRAALGLTGVAVKTGARTALASLWTSDDETTTELVSEFYRQLQDPAISKAVALQRAQQKILSQRGHAHPNYWAAFLLINNWM, via the coding sequence ATGCCTAGGAAGCGTAACATGATCATTGGATACGGCATGAAGCGAAGCGACAGGCCTGCGGATTTGGCCGGTCGAGGCGCGCGTTCCTTGCCGTTGACGGCACTAAGCCTTGGGCTGCTGATGGTGAGCGGAGTCGCCTGGCCTGCGAACGGGATGGCCTTGGAGTTATTGGGGGGCTCGGGCGCGTCGAGCACGCCGGCGCAAGAGATGCGACAGGGGACGACGCAGTTTCAGCAGGGAGCCTTTGCCCAGGCTGCCGCGCATTGGATGAATGCCGCGCGCGGGTATGAAGAAAATGGGCAGGCCAAAGAGCAATCTCAGGCGTTGATCAATGTCGCGCATGCGCTTCAGCAGGAGGGGCAGATCCGTCGTGCACAGGGGACGTTGCAAGCGGCACTCAAATTGTCGGAACAGACTGGTGAACGGAGTCTCACAGCCACCATTCTCGCCCAGCTCGGCAATACCTTTCATATGCTCGGAAAAGATGAACCAGCGACCGAACATTTGACCAAAGCCTTGACGCTGGCGCGGGAAGAGAAGAAACCTGTCCTGATCGCCGGAGTGTTAAATGATCTGGGTAACGCGCTGACGGCGCGACGGCAGTATGCCGAAGCCATCGACGTGTATGCGGAAAGCCGGACGCTTGCCGCTGAGACCAAGCAGCAGGCCCTGGCGGCGACGGCGCAGATCAATGGCGCGATGGCCTTGCTCCAAAACCAACAACTGAATGAAGCGCATCGCCACTTGGATCAAGCCTCGTCGGAGGTGCGATCGTTGGGGGACGGTCATGCGAAAACAGCCGGGTTGCTGAACATCGGCCTGGGGTACCAGGAGTTGTTTGCCGCCACGACCGGGAAGTCCGGGACAGCAAAGAAATCGGACGGTGGGAAGGGCCGCGCGACGGAGGCCGTGGCTTCTGTCGGCGCTGGAGCCGGCCTCTTGCGACAATCGGCGGATGCCTTCACCGAAGCCGGGGAAGTCGCTGGACGCACCGGCGATGCGCGCGGGCAATCCTATGCTTGGGGATATCTCGGCGGGTTGCGGGAGCAGGAACACCGCAATCCCGAGGCGCTGGAATACTCGCGCAAGGCCACGTTTGCCGCTCAAAAGGTGAATGCGCCGGAATCGCTCTATCGTTGGCAATGGCAAACCGCGAGGTTGTTACGTGCGGAGGGCAAAGAAGACGAGGCCCTGGGTGCGTATCAGCGGGCCGTGACATTGTTGAAGCCCATTCACTATGAGTATTCCGTCGGCTATCAGGGACGGCATCATTCCTACTACGAGTCCGTCGCCCCATTGTTTGCGGAATATGAGGATGTCTTGCTACGGAGAGCGGCCGCGGCGAAGACGCCAGAGCAAAATGACCAGTTGCTGGTAAAGGTCAAAGAGACGATCGAAGTGTCGCGGGCGGCCGAGCTGCAGGATTATTTCCAAGACGATTGTGTCGCCACTGTGGCAAGTCAACGAGGCGCAGGCGCGTTGACGCCCGGCACGGCGGTGGTCTATCCGATCTCGTTCCCTGATCGGCTGGAATTGCTCCTGGAGACCGCCAATGGACTCAAGCAAGTCCGGGTTCCCGTCACGGGAGACAAGCTGACGAAGGAAATCCGGTCGTTCAGGCGGCAGATTCAGGATGCGCAATCCCAAAATTACCTGTCTTCGGCGCAGACGCTGCACGGGTGGCTGGTGTCGCCGATTCAGCAGGACTTGCAAGGGGCTGGTGTCCATACGCTCGTGATGGTCGCTGACGGATCACTCAGGACCATTCCGATGGGGGCCCTCCATGATGGCCGGCATTTTCTGGTGGATTCACTCGCGGTGGCGGTCACGCCGAGTCTGGCCCTGACCGATATGAGCCCTGCTCAACGGCGCAAGGGCAGTCTGCTGTCGGTCGGTTTGACGGAGTCGGTCGATGGCCAGGCTGCGCCGCGATACGCGGAGACCGAAGTGCAGGCGATCCGAACGATGTATGGTGGGAAGCTGCTGATGAACAAGCAGTTTTCCTCGCCGGCGTTGGAAGAGGAGATCAAGGATCAGGGACTGGGAATCATCCATGTGGCCTCCCACACGGTTGTCGGCACTGAGGCGCGGGATTCGTTTGTGCTGGCCCATGACGGCAAGATTACGATGGACCGGTTGTCGCAGCTGGTGGGGCTTCAGCAATACCGGCAGCAGCCGCTCGATCTGTTGACACTCAGCTCGTGCGAAATTGCCGCGGAGGATGATCGTGCAGCGCTCGGGTTGACCGGTGTGGCCGTGAAGACGGGGGCGCGGACCGCGTTGGCGAGTTTGTGGACGTCGGATGATGAAACGACCACGGAACTCGTGTCGGAATTTTACCGGCAACTGCAGGACCCCGCGATTTCAAAGGCCGTGGCCCTGCAGCGCGCACAGCAAAAAATTCTTTCTCAGCGCGGGCATGCGCACCCGAATTACTGGGCGGCATTTCTCCTCATCAACAATTGGATGTGA